The Virgibacillus sp. SK37 region AACCGAAGCCTCACCCTGCATAGCATGTCATTATCATTATACTACAAACAAGTCAATAATAGGTTTAATTTACAGAAAATGGTACATTATTCACAAATTCAGAAAATATAGGTAGTTTTACCTTGAAACTATGAAGTGTTTTACTCAATAAATTAACAAGCCACGAAGGATATAATCCATCCTTCGTGGCTTGTTAATTATTTAGGTTAGCAGGTTTGCTTTAATCATTTAATATTTATATGCTTTTCCGCATCATCTTTATATTTTCGATAATAGGTAATCATAGATTCGAGTGACATTTTGAAATCAGGGCAACGAATAGTAGTCGATTTTAGATCCGCAAGTGTTTGTGAACAATCATATGAGGAATAAGTTGTGAAGTAGTCCATTGCTTCTTTTTCAACTTGTAGCCATCTGCGTATCATCGTAAATGAAAGGCCAAATCTTGCTAGCTGTAGTGGTAGCACACCACGTGGAGTCTTTGACAGATAAGTCTCTGATAACATTTTCTGTAGTTCTCTCATTGGATATGGTTTTGGATCAGTAAGATGATAGGTTTTACCTGTCCCTACACTGGCTAAAGAAAGGTAGCTTGTAGCTTTGAATACATAATCAACTGGAACAAAGTTGCCTTCCGCATTTCCATGGCCAATGTAGGGTATTGTTGGCGAAAAATGAAGATGATCGAGTAAGTTCAACATGAAGTAAATTCCATCAAATTTAATTGTTTTCCCTGTTTCTGAATGCCCTCGAACAATTCCAGGTCGGATAATGGTTATAGGGAGTACTTCTTTTTCATTTTCTACCACTACTTCTGCGTCGTATTTTGTTTGCTCATAATAATTTTTAAAAGCTTGCCCTTCCATTAACTCTTTCTCAAAAATCCTACCCTCTCTCTCACCGGAAACATAGGCAGTACTAAAGTAAACATATCGCTGTAATGCTTTAATAGTATGTGCCCATTTGGTTACATTTTCGGTTCCTTTTACATTTACTTGGAAGGCAAGGTCTTTTTCCACAGCAAGGTCATAAATGGCTGCTAAGTGGAAAATATGGGTTATTTTCCACTGTAGCTCATTGTTTTTGTCGAAGTTGATACCGAGGTCTTCTTTCGTAATATCTCCCACAATAACTTCGAAGAAACTCTCCACTATTCGGTTTTCTAAAAAAAAATAACTTATTTCCTGTAGTGCTTTTTTCTCTTGGTTAGGTAAAACTAGCAAAGAAATCTTGTCAATACTTGGTTTATAATCTTTAATAAGTTGGTTAATAAGATTTCCGGCGATAAAGCCTGGGAATCCTGTCACAAAAAAATGGTAATTCATATCAGGCCGCCTCCTTGGATATAAAATAAAGGGATTGATTATAAACATTAGATCTAAGCTAATTATAGTATACCATGAACCTTGAATATTCTAATTTTTTATAAACCTTTCATTGCATTGCATAGCTAACTTACGTATACTATTTTTAATTAAAATTTTATAAGAAGTATCATCATTTTCAATGTGTTCTCAATTAGTAAAATATATTTGGGGGGATTATGTGAATAACAGCTTAGTATTACAAACAGATTTCGGATTAAGCGATGGAGCAGTCAGTGCTATGTATGGTGTGGCCATATCGGTTCAGCCAAATTTACCTATTTTTGATTTAACCCATGATATACCTCAGTTTAATATTTGGGAAGCTTCCTATAGGTTATACCAGACAATCAGTTATTGGCCTGAAGGTACTATATTTGTTTCTGTCGTTGACCCTGGAGTTGGTACAGAGAGACTCAGTGTTGTAGTAAAAACGAAAAGTAACCATTATATCGTAACACCTGATAATGGAACATTAAGCCATATTGACCATCATATAGGTATAGTAGAAGCGCGTGTTATTGATGAAAAAGTTAACCGACTGCCAAAGTCAGGTGAATCATACACGTTTCATGGGCGTGATGTATATGTGTATACGGGTGCTAGGCTGGCATCTTCCAAAATTACCTATGAAAATGTAGGTCCAATTGTGAAAGTAGATAAATTGGTTAGACTTTCAATTCATGATGCAATAATGGAAAACCAACAAATTAATGGAACGATTGATATATTGGATGTTCGCTTCGGAAATTTATGGACAAATATTCATAAGGAGCTTCTTCGGGACACAGGTATCCAATACGGGGATCAATTGGAAGTAACTATTACTCATAATGGTAATCAGGTGTATAGAAATAATATGTCTTTTGGCCGTTCTTTTGCAGATAGCAGATTAGGGGAACCGCTTGTCTATGTAAACTCTGTTGATAATTTGGCAATTGCGCTTAATCAGGGTTCATTTGCTCAAGCATATAATATTCGTACAGGATCTAATTGGAAAATTCACCTTATACATAGTCAACAGGAGGAGGGTGAGAAGTGAAGGAAAACTTTCTCAAAGAAGCGTTATGCAGGAGCTATGATAAAAAATATGATTATAACGGGGTGTCAGGTGAAAGGGTAGCAAGTAGGTTAGGACAGCTTGCAATGATTGGTCTTACAAAAGATAGAGGTTCAAATCGCCCAGGATATTCCCGAGCAGAAAAGGAAGCCAAGGATTTAGTTTCGGATTGGATGCATGAGGCTGGTTTAGATGTTTATATGGATGGTGCGGGGAATGTTTTCGGAAGATGCAAAGGGAATAAGGTGACACAACCTGCAATCCTGTGCGGCTCACATCTCGATAGTGTTCCAAATGGTGGCCATTTTGACGGCCCGCTTGGGGTGATAGCTGCTTTAGAGGTTGTGGAGGCATGGAAGGAAACAGGGTATAAGCCTGAGAAGCCTTTTGAAATAGCTGTTTTTAGTGACGAGGAGGGTGCTCGTTTTAATGGAGGGCTTAATGGCAGTGAAGCAATTGTCGGAAAAGGCAGCTTAGCAGAAAAGGTGGAGCTTGTAGACGGAGAAGGTAGAAGCTTTTCAGAAGTTTTGCAGGATGTTGGATTATCTTTAGACAGCTATGCTGGGGCTAAAAGAGATATGGAGGAAATAGAATTATTTGTTGAAGTACATATTGAACAAGGGAAACGGCTGGAAAAAGAAAATCTCCCATGCGGGATTGTAACAGGTATTGCTGGACCGTGTTGGCTAGAGATCACCTTTCATGGAGAGGCAGGTCATGCTGGGAACACACCTATGGACGACCGTAAAGATGCTTTGGTGGCAGCAGGAGCCTTCATCCAAACAGTTTATACCTTGCCACAGCAAGTGAGTGATTCTGCAGTTGCTACAATAGGTAAAATGAAGGTCACGCCCAACGGAGTAAATGTAATTCCTGGGGAAGTTTCTTTATATGTGGATATACGTGATATTACACAAGAGCGAAGAGATAGTTTAGTCACACTAGTGTTGGCAACGGCAAATAAAATTGCTGCTGATTATAAAGTAACTGTAGTACATGATGAAAAAATGCGTGTAGCCCCTGTCCCAATTGATGAAGGTAAGCAAGCGTTATTAGTTGAAACAATGGAAGAAGAGCATATTCGGCCTTATCATTTACCAAGTGGTGCTGGCCATGATGCAATGATTCTTGGAAGTGAAATTCCTGTAGCAATGCTATTTACCAGGAGTAAAGAAGGGGTCAGTCATAATCCTGCTGAGTGGTCTGATTTAAATGATTGTATTCAAACCATTCATGTTCTAAAAAAATTCATCGAAAAGTTAAATAGGGAAAATTAAACTGTCATGGATTTGTGATATATATTACAGATAGCTAGAGTTTTTATCTATTATAATATTAGTGAAGCTTATAAAGTAGGTGTTCCTATTGATTGATATTATTTTAGATGAATTTCACTTTTCTACGTTATGGAATGGTGGAATATTATTATTTCTTTTATTTGGCCTGATTATTTACTTTTTTCTTTTACCTAATGACGGGCAGGCTTCTCGTGGAAAAGCCGTCTTGTTTATTGCAAGTATGATCATATTGTTTCTTGCAATAGCTAGTCCGTTAAACGTTATAGCTAGAATTAAATTCAGTAGTCATGTGATTCAATTGGTGTTATTGCTACTGGTAGTACCACCACTTTTTCTTGCAGGCTTTAAGCCTGAAATTATTAAATTGGTAAGAGAATATAGATTATTGGATAAAATTATCTCCATCTCGACAAATCCGGTAGTAGCCTTTCTATTGTTTTATAGCCTATTTTATCTCTACCATATACCAGTAATCTTCAATTATGTGCGTATTGACTTATTTTTGAATTATGTCTATTTACTTATATTATTTAATGCTGCTCTGTTGTTATGGATTTCTATTTTGTATGGAAAAATAAAGCGAATCGGCTTATACATCTTTGCCAATATACTTGCATTCCTACCTTTTATACTTGTATTAATGGTAGCAAAAAACAGTTTGTATTCAGTTTACACAGACATAAATCTTTTTATGAGTGCCCTTGCTCTCTGCTTACCTGATTGGGATACGATACCAGAAGACTTTTTTGCTTCTTTATTACCTTTTAACCCAGTGATTGAACAAATAAAAGGTGGAGTTATCTTTTTAGTTAGTCAGTTAGCTTTTTTTATTGGCATTATACTATATAAAAATAAAGTAAAATGAAAACTCTCCTGGATGGGAGAGTTTTTTCTTTAGGAAATTTCAATATAAGGTATATAATTGGAAATGCATATTATTTTATTATGGATAAACGCTAGGTTTAAGGATATTTAAGAATAGAGGTAGAATTTATGAAAAATAGTTGGAAAATATACAGTAGAGACATGAGAAATATTAGTAAAAACTGGGTGGCAGCAATTTTAATCGGTGGATTAATTGTGCTTCCATCTTTGTATGCATGGTTCAATATTAAAGCATCGTGGGATCCTTATGGGCAGACCGACCAAATCCCTATCGGAATCGTAAATGAAGATATAGGTGCTGAAGTGGAGGGTGAAAATATTGACGTAGGTAAGGAACTCGTCAAAACACTCAAAAAAAATAAATCCATGGACTGGCAATTTACAACGAGGGATAAAGCTATGGATAAAGTGGAATATGGAGATTATTATGCGGTAATTGTAATACCAAAAGACTTTTCCGAAAAGCTGACTTCAGTCGTATCAGGAAAGCCCAGAAAGTCAGAAATGGAATATTATGTGAATGAAAAGATAAACGCCATCGCCCCAAAAATTACCGATAAGGGAGCAAGCGTTATTGTTAATGAAATAAGCAGTAAGTTTATTTCTACTGTCAATGGAGTTATTT contains the following coding sequences:
- a CDS encoding SDR family oxidoreductase, which translates into the protein MNYHFFVTGFPGFIAGNLINQLIKDYKPSIDKISLLVLPNQEKKALQEISYFFLENRIVESFFEVIVGDITKEDLGINFDKNNELQWKITHIFHLAAIYDLAVEKDLAFQVNVKGTENVTKWAHTIKALQRYVYFSTAYVSGEREGRIFEKELMEGQAFKNYYEQTKYDAEVVVENEKEVLPITIIRPGIVRGHSETGKTIKFDGIYFMLNLLDHLHFSPTIPYIGHGNAEGNFVPVDYVFKATSYLSLASVGTGKTYHLTDPKPYPMRELQKMLSETYLSKTPRGVLPLQLARFGLSFTMIRRWLQVEKEAMDYFTTYSSYDCSQTLADLKSTTIRCPDFKMSLESMITYYRKYKDDAEKHINIK
- a CDS encoding S-adenosyl-l-methionine hydroxide adenosyltransferase family protein; translation: MNNSLVLQTDFGLSDGAVSAMYGVAISVQPNLPIFDLTHDIPQFNIWEASYRLYQTISYWPEGTIFVSVVDPGVGTERLSVVVKTKSNHYIVTPDNGTLSHIDHHIGIVEARVIDEKVNRLPKSGESYTFHGRDVYVYTGARLASSKITYENVGPIVKVDKLVRLSIHDAIMENQQINGTIDILDVRFGNLWTNIHKELLRDTGIQYGDQLEVTITHNGNQVYRNNMSFGRSFADSRLGEPLVYVNSVDNLAIALNQGSFAQAYNIRTGSNWKIHLIHSQQEEGEK
- a CDS encoding M20 family metallo-hydrolase, encoding MKENFLKEALCRSYDKKYDYNGVSGERVASRLGQLAMIGLTKDRGSNRPGYSRAEKEAKDLVSDWMHEAGLDVYMDGAGNVFGRCKGNKVTQPAILCGSHLDSVPNGGHFDGPLGVIAALEVVEAWKETGYKPEKPFEIAVFSDEEGARFNGGLNGSEAIVGKGSLAEKVELVDGEGRSFSEVLQDVGLSLDSYAGAKRDMEEIELFVEVHIEQGKRLEKENLPCGIVTGIAGPCWLEITFHGEAGHAGNTPMDDRKDALVAAGAFIQTVYTLPQQVSDSAVATIGKMKVTPNGVNVIPGEVSLYVDIRDITQERRDSLVTLVLATANKIAADYKVTVVHDEKMRVAPVPIDEGKQALLVETMEEEHIRPYHLPSGAGHDAMILGSEIPVAMLFTRSKEGVSHNPAEWSDLNDCIQTIHVLKKFIEKLNREN
- a CDS encoding cytochrome c oxidase assembly protein, with protein sequence MIDIILDEFHFSTLWNGGILLFLLFGLIIYFFLLPNDGQASRGKAVLFIASMIILFLAIASPLNVIARIKFSSHVIQLVLLLLVVPPLFLAGFKPEIIKLVREYRLLDKIISISTNPVVAFLLFYSLFYLYHIPVIFNYVRIDLFLNYVYLLILFNAALLLWISILYGKIKRIGLYIFANILAFLPFILVLMVAKNSLYSVYTDINLFMSALALCLPDWDTIPEDFFASLLPFNPVIEQIKGGVIFLVSQLAFFIGIILYKNKVK